Part of the Pseudodesulfovibrio mercurii genome is shown below.
GCTGCGCGCCGAGGGCAAGACCGTGGTCGGCTACGGCTCCAGGCAGACCCCGGAGGCGTTCACCAACGCCTGCTCCACCTTCTCCTACCTGGACGACAAACCCCAGGACCAGCCCGAGGCGCAGCCCAAGCCCATGGACGCGAACACCCTCAAGGGCGACACCCGGCTGATGAACCTGCTGCGCAACACCATCGAGGCGTGCGCGGACGACGACGGATGGGCGCTTATGGGCCGCATCGGGCAGCACATCCGCAACCACTCCTCCTTCGACCCCCGGAACTACGGCTACAAGCGGCTGTCCGACCTGTTCGAGGCCATCGACCTGTTCGAGGTCCGGCAGGCGAGGGGCGGCCACAAGAGCGTCCGGGACAGGAAGCGCAAGGCCTGATCGACAACCGCCCCGGCGGGCACGCGGCCCGCAAAGGAACAACCATGCTCCCCAAGACGATCTCCCCCACCATCGTGGTCGAGGACCTGGCCCCGGCCCGGACCTTCTACACCACCCATCTCGACGGCCGCCTGATCTTCGACTGCGGCTGGTACATCGGCCTGCAGTTCGGGCAAGGCGGCCCCACCCTGCACTTCATGCAGCCGAAGTCCCCGGACCAGCCGGTCTACGGCGGCGGCGGCCTGACCTACAACCTCCTGCTGGCGGACGCGGCCGCAGTCGAACGGGCCCACGAGCGCGTCGCGGCGGCCGGGCTGCCCTTGGTCATGCCCCTCGAAGACCACCCCTGGGGCGACCGGGGCTTCTGCACCCTCGATCCCTACGGCGTGGCCCTCTACGTCTACGTGGAGATCGAGCCGAGCGAGGAGTTCCGGCAGTATTTTCTGTAGATCGGACCGACAAAAAAAGCCGCCCTCTCGGGCGGCTTCGTCTTTCCGGGTGGGACGGGGCGGCTAGCCCAGGTCGTCCAGGGCGATGCGGGCCAGTTCGCCCACCGTGGTGTCGATGAGCTCGCGGTGGTGGAAGGTGCGGATCGGGGTCGAGTCGGCGCGGAGGGCTTCGAGTCCGTCCCTGGCGCCCTCGGCCTTGATGAGCCCGAGCACGCGGGCCGCGTAGGCGCGGTTGTAGGCGTCGGGGTCCTCCAGGGCGACCATGAGAAATTTCTCGCCGTGGGCCACGAACTCGGGCCGGTACTCGGCCAGGCGGGCCAGCCCCCAGAGCACGTCGCGCCGGAGTTCCGGGTGATCCAGGAAGTTGCCGTCGCACTCCTCGTCGCAGAAGATGTAGGAGACCAGAATCTTGGAAAATTCCTTGGCGATGCGCTCGCTGTTGACCATGGCCTCGGCCATGAACAGGGGGATGCCCCAGCCCAGGTTGCCGGACTCCTCGTTCATATACCACATGAGGGTGCGCATGATGATCCGGGCCTTTTCCATGGAGGCCTCGGCCATGCGGGCGGCGGTCAGGCCGAAGGCCGTGACCGAGTGCCAGCGCACGGTCTCCAGCCGGTCCAGGCGCAGGTTGAGGAGCGGCGGGACCAGGTCCACGGGGCGGAATTCGTCCAGCTCGGCGAGGCGTATCTGCCAATCGTCGTCAGCCAGGATGTCATGGACGGTCTTCTTGACGCTGCGAAAACGGGACATGCTTCCTCCGATGCAAAAGGGGGCCGTCAAGCGACAGCCCCCTCAATATAATCATCTTTGCGGGATGGGCAACGAAAACAAGCATCAGTTGCCGGACTTCTCCTCCACTTCCCGCTTGAAGTCCTCGGGCACGTCGAAGCCCGATTCCTCGGCCTTCCTGATGCACACGGCGGCCTCGCCCCAGTTGCCGCGCTCGGCCTCGATGATCGCCTTGTTGTTCCAGCCGGGGCCGAAGTGGGCGTGCTTTTCGAGCAGGGTCTTGAGGAGCTTGTCCGCCTCCTCGAAGTCGTTCATGGCGATGAGCACGCTGGACATGGTCGCCTGGGCCTGGGCGAAGTCGGGATCGAGCTTCAGGGCCTTTTTCAGGGACTTGTGCGCCTTGTCGTTGTCGCCCTGCTGCATGTAGACGAAGCCGATGTTGCCCCAGGGCACGGCGAAGAACGGGCGCTGCTGGGTGGCCTGGACGTTGTAGCTCAGGCAGGACTCCATGTCGCCGCGCTGCAGGGCGATGCCGCCGAGCTGCACGTAGGCCTCGGCCATGCGCGGTGAGTGGGCCACGGCGTCCAGGAACTCGCGCTCGGCCTCCAGAAAATCGCGGCGGGAAAGATAGGCCACGCCCAGATTGTAGTGGGTGTTGCCGCAGGTCGGATTGTCGCGCAGTTTCGATTTGAGATCGGCGATGTAGTCGTCAATATTGTCGAATTGTTCCATGAGGGTATCCTTGCTTTATGGCTCGACGCCGTGTTTCTTGCAGTGCTCCGCGTACCAGAGGCAGAAGTCGTAGATGGGCCGGATCTTCTCGAAGTTCATGACCAGCATCACGTTGAACTCGTTGACCTGGTCGATGTACTCCTGGTTCAAATGCTTGCCCGTCTCCCGGATGAACAGCTGGGTCAGCTGGGCCTGGGTCAACCCCGTCTTCTCCACGCGGATGTCGATGGGATCGAAGGGGGCAGCGAACGGGTCCCAGTTCTCGTAGCCCAAGCGGTCCACGAACTTGCGCCGCCGGGGCGACATCTTCTCGTACATGAACCGCTTGCGGGCCTCGACCTCGTGGTCGGCCATGTCCTCGTAGTTGACGGTCTTGGTCATGGGCTATTCCTTGCCGCCGAGGACAATGGACTCGCCGCAGGACTCGCAGGCCGAGCCGGATTCGGAACAGGAGGCGCAGGCCGAGGACTTGCCCGGACCCTTGGCCGCGGCCGGGGCGATGATCTCCCTGGGGCGATCCTCTTCCTCGGGAGACTTCTCGCGCAGGGCGGTCTTCTCGCCCACGCCCAGGTACCCTTCGTCGTAGTCCGTGCCGATGGCCATGGACACAGGCAGGAGCATCTCGCCCAGCTCGCTGAAGCGGGAGCCGATGCCGGTCTGGAGCTCCTTGCCGATGGCCAGGAGGCGGTCCAGAATGATGTCCATGTTCACCGTGGGATATTTCTCGCCGCCCTTGAAGCCCGCCTGGTTGCAGGTGTGGGCCCGGCCGCCGATGGAGGTGGGCACGCCGTACAGCCGGCAGGTGATGGGCCGGTGCTCGTAGATGGCGCACAGGTTGTCGTCTCCGAGCATGGGGCAGCGCACGCGGGCCCTGGCCACTTCCAGAAGGATGTCGTTGACCGGACGACCTTCCTGGCTCGCCTTGTAGACCTTGCGCTTGAGCTTGTGGATGTCCCGGTCGGCCCGGTCGGCGCGCTCCAGAATGGCCGAGCGCTCCAGGCCGGAATACTTCTCGTTGAACTTGGCGTTGATGTACATGGCCTCGACCAGGGTCACGTCGAACAGGGCGTAGCAGCAGTCGCTGCACCCCTTGCCGCATTTGACCAGGTCCGGCATCTCGGTCTCGAACTTCCGGAAGACCGCGTCCACCTCGGCCACGATGGCTTCGTATTTTTTGAAATACTCGGTAAAATCAAGGGCCATTATCTGCTCCTGGACCGGCCAGGCGACAACGCCGGCCATGGGTGGGGTTTCGCTTGCGACCAATTAAGTCGTGAATCGGCGCCGTCAACCGCGCTGCCGCAAAAGAAGGGGGCGTGCCCGGAGGGAAAAGAACCCTCGGGCGACGGTTCTGGCGATGTCCGGCCCGGCCCGGAGCGTTTCCCCGTGACCGCGACCCGCTGCGCGGCCACCGTTCCGGCGGCCCAAAATGGAACGGGAGCGGCGGATACCCGCCGCTCCCGTAACCATATCAGAATAGCAAAGACTAGTTTTCTTCGACGGTGATGGCGTCGTTTTCGCAAACTTCGACGCAGGACTCACAACCGAGACATTCGTCCATGTTGACCGGAACGGCTTTGCCGTCCTGAAGCTCGTAGACTTCAACCGGGCAAACGTCCACGCATTCGCCGTCGCCGGTGCACTTGTCGGTGTCGATAGTGATAGTGTAGCC
Proteins encoded:
- a CDS encoding NYN domain-containing protein → MTTRSDEQHIALFIDADNAPAKFIEFILTDLAKYGSLAIRRAYGNWKNEYLKGWEECLFDKAIQPVQQFDMTKGKNATDMAMTIDAMDILYQKDIGVFGLVSSDCDFAPLATRLRAEGKTVVGYGSRQTPEAFTNACSTFSYLDDKPQDQPEAQPKPMDANTLKGDTRLMNLLRNTIEACADDDGWALMGRIGQHIRNHSSFDPRNYGYKRLSDLFEAIDLFEVRQARGGHKSVRDRKRKA
- a CDS encoding VOC family protein; the encoded protein is MLPKTISPTIVVEDLAPARTFYTTHLDGRLIFDCGWYIGLQFGQGGPTLHFMQPKSPDQPVYGGGGLTYNLLLADAAAVERAHERVAAAGLPLVMPLEDHPWGDRGFCTLDPYGVALYVYVEIEPSEEFRQYFL
- a CDS encoding DVU0298 family protein; this encodes MSRFRSVKKTVHDILADDDWQIRLAELDEFRPVDLVPPLLNLRLDRLETVRWHSVTAFGLTAARMAEASMEKARIIMRTLMWYMNEESGNLGWGIPLFMAEAMVNSERIAKEFSKILVSYIFCDEECDGNFLDHPELRRDVLWGLARLAEYRPEFVAHGEKFLMVALEDPDAYNRAYAARVLGLIKAEGARDGLEALRADSTPIRTFHHRELIDTTVGELARIALDDLG
- a CDS encoding tetratricopeptide repeat protein; protein product: MEQFDNIDDYIADLKSKLRDNPTCGNTHYNLGVAYLSRRDFLEAEREFLDAVAHSPRMAEAYVQLGGIALQRGDMESCLSYNVQATQQRPFFAVPWGNIGFVYMQQGDNDKAHKSLKKALKLDPDFAQAQATMSSVLIAMNDFEEADKLLKTLLEKHAHFGPGWNNKAIIEAERGNWGEAAVCIRKAEESGFDVPEDFKREVEEKSGN
- a CDS encoding YkgJ family cysteine cluster protein; amino-acid sequence: MALDFTEYFKKYEAIVAEVDAVFRKFETEMPDLVKCGKGCSDCCYALFDVTLVEAMYINAKFNEKYSGLERSAILERADRADRDIHKLKRKVYKASQEGRPVNDILLEVARARVRCPMLGDDNLCAIYEHRPITCRLYGVPTSIGGRAHTCNQAGFKGGEKYPTVNMDIILDRLLAIGKELQTGIGSRFSELGEMLLPVSMAIGTDYDEGYLGVGEKTALREKSPEEEDRPREIIAPAAAKGPGKSSACASCSESGSACESCGESIVLGGKE
- a CDS encoding ferredoxin, with translation MGYTITIDTDKCTGDGECVDVCPVEVYELQDGKAVPVNMDECLGCESCVEVCENDAITVEEN